From the genome of Ignavibacteriales bacterium, one region includes:
- a CDS encoding TerC/Alx family metal homeostasis membrane protein, which produces MENIILFPFADYWMFYVGFIVFVLMMLALDLGVFHRQAHEVTFKESLTWSIVWISLALIFNFLFFKYAGWKFETDARLLAIPGFDGAAVAKQVGLEFLTGFIVEKTLAIDNIFVFVVVFSFFAIPLRYQHRVLFFGIIGALIFRIIFIAMGSILLQYQWIVIFFGAFLILTGLKIIFAPEKPIDPEKNPVIKLFRKFFPVTPTIEGQKFFIRKEGMLYATPLMVALLFIEVSDIIFAVDSVPAIFAITKEPLIVFTSNVFAILGLRALYFMLAGVIHKFRYLKYGLGVVLVFVGLKMAWLNEAFGGKFPISWSLIIIISIISISIFISLFKKEKGE; this is translated from the coding sequence ATGGAGAATATTATTCTTTTCCCTTTTGCTGATTACTGGATGTTTTATGTGGGTTTTATTGTCTTTGTTTTAATGATGCTTGCTTTGGATTTAGGTGTGTTTCACCGCCAGGCCCACGAAGTAACATTTAAAGAATCGTTAACTTGGAGTATTGTTTGGATTTCCCTCGCACTTATATTCAATTTTCTTTTCTTTAAATATGCCGGCTGGAAGTTTGAAACCGACGCACGCCTTCTTGCAATTCCCGGGTTTGATGGTGCAGCTGTCGCCAAACAAGTTGGGCTTGAATTCCTTACTGGCTTTATTGTTGAAAAGACTTTAGCAATTGATAACATATTTGTCTTTGTTGTCGTATTCAGTTTTTTTGCAATACCATTGAGATATCAGCACAGAGTATTATTCTTTGGAATTATCGGAGCATTAATCTTCCGCATAATCTTTATTGCAATGGGCTCCATACTTCTTCAGTATCAATGGATTGTAATTTTCTTTGGTGCATTTCTTATTCTAACAGGTCTTAAGATAATCTTCGCGCCGGAAAAGCCAATAGATCCGGAAAAGAATCCTGTTATAAAATTGTTTAGAAAATTCTTTCCGGTGACACCAACAATTGAAGGACAAAAATTCTTTATACGTAAAGAGGGAATGCTTTATGCAACACCTTTAATGGTCGCTCTTCTTTTCATCGAAGTATCGGATATAATTTTTGCTGTTGACTCCGTTCCCGCAATATTTGCAATTACAAAGGAACCGCTTATTGTATTTACTTCAAATGTATTTGCCATTCTAGGTTTAAGAGCTCTTTATTTCATGCTTGCCGGTGTTATACATAAGTTCCGCTATCTAAAATATGGGCTTGGTGTTGTGCTTGTCTTTGTTGGATTGAAGATGGCCTGGTTAAATGAAGCTTTCGGTGGAAAATTTCCTATCAGCTGGTCTTTAATAATTATTATATCCATCATAAGTATCTCAATATTCATTTCATTATTTAAGAAAGAAAAAGGAGAATAA
- the nhaA gene encoding Na+/H+ antiporter NhaA, producing MKLTKLFKEFFNSQKSVGIVLLLCSIISILITNSNFGQGYLQIWHSDVFSKSVEFWVNDGLMTIFFLLVGLEIEREIYIGELSNIKKSLLPIFAAAGGMLFPFLIHFLLNQNTAYHKGFGIPMATDIAFSLGILSLLGKRVPTYLKVFLTALAIIDDLGAILIIALFYSKGFSIAYFALAVFIFALMLILNRVKFYRIWVYLILGCVMWFGLYNTGIHPSIAGVLLAFAIPFGNGNEKSPSYNLQHLLHKPVAFFILPLFALANTAILFPSSYLNSFANSNSYGIILGLLIGKPLGIFVFSITGVALGLCSIPKGIKKVHLIGVGFLAGIGFTMSIFISLLAFSDNNLIINSKISVLAASVLAGTLGFLWLHFSLPNKNSMTEIS from the coding sequence ATGAAACTGACAAAATTATTTAAGGAATTTTTTAATAGTCAAAAATCTGTTGGCATAGTTTTATTGCTTTGCAGCATAATATCAATTTTAATTACAAACTCAAATTTTGGGCAAGGGTATCTGCAAATCTGGCATAGTGATGTTTTCTCTAAATCTGTAGAGTTCTGGGTAAATGACGGATTAATGACAATATTTTTTCTTCTTGTCGGCTTAGAAATTGAGAGGGAAATTTACATCGGCGAGTTATCAAATATTAAAAAATCTTTACTGCCAATTTTTGCTGCAGCCGGCGGAATGCTATTCCCATTTTTAATTCACTTCTTGTTAAATCAAAACACTGCTTATCATAAAGGTTTTGGCATTCCTATGGCAACCGATATTGCCTTTTCTTTAGGGATACTTTCTTTATTAGGCAAACGGGTTCCAACCTATCTTAAAGTATTTCTAACAGCGTTGGCAATCATAGATGACCTAGGAGCAATATTAATTATTGCGTTGTTCTATTCAAAAGGATTTTCAATTGCATACTTTGCTTTAGCGGTTTTTATTTTTGCATTAATGCTCATTTTAAATAGAGTTAAATTTTATAGAATCTGGGTCTATCTAATACTCGGTTGCGTTATGTGGTTTGGTTTATATAACACGGGAATTCATCCATCAATTGCTGGAGTGCTTTTAGCATTTGCAATTCCATTCGGCAATGGCAATGAAAAATCTCCTTCATATAATTTGCAGCATCTTTTGCACAAACCGGTTGCGTTTTTTATCCTTCCTCTTTTTGCATTGGCTAATACCGCAATTCTTTTCCCTTCATCTTATCTTAACTCATTTGCCAATTCAAACAGCTACGGTATTATTTTGGGATTATTAATTGGTAAGCCTTTAGGAATATTTGTCTTTTCTATTACCGGCGTGGCTTTGGGCTTATGCTCTATTCCAAAAGGTATAAAGAAAGTACATCTTATAGGTGTTGGATTTCTTGCAGGTATTGGTTTTACGATGTCTATTTTTATTTCACTTTTAGCTTTCAGTGATAATAATTTAATTATTAATTCAAAAATTTCTGTTTTGGCAGCATCAGTTTTAGCCGGTACATTAGGATTTCTTTGGTTACATTTTTCATTGCCAAATAAAAATAGTATGACGGAAATTTCTTGA
- a CDS encoding tryptophan-rich sensory protein: MNRSNIIKLAVSLLLPLSVGAVAGMFTSQAVPTWYASLNRPSFNPPNWVFGPVWTSLYILLGISFFLIWKEAASKERNLAIKVFSIQMLLNFSWSFLFFYFNLIGTALVEIILLWISIAAMIYLFCKIKPAAAYLNIPYLLWVSFATILNAGYYFLN, encoded by the coding sequence ATGAATAGATCGAACATTATTAAACTGGCAGTATCATTATTATTGCCTCTATCCGTTGGTGCTGTAGCAGGAATGTTTACTTCTCAAGCAGTCCCGACATGGTATGCGTCATTAAATAGACCCTCCTTCAATCCTCCAAATTGGGTTTTCGGTCCGGTATGGACTTCTCTATACATTCTTTTAGGAATTTCATTCTTCCTTATTTGGAAAGAGGCGGCTTCGAAAGAGAGAAACTTGGCTATCAAGGTTTTCTCAATTCAAATGCTCTTAAACTTTTCATGGAGTTTCCTATTCTTCTATTTCAATTTAATTGGGACTGCACTTGTAGAAATTATTCTTTTATGGATTAGCATTGCTGCAATGATTTATCTGTTTTGTAAAATAAAACCGGCTGCCGCTTATTTGAATATTCCCTACTTGCTCTGGGTAAGTTTTGCAACTATTCTAAATGCCGGTTATTATTTCTTAAATTAA
- a CDS encoding CIA30 family protein → MIILMNMVSALMLTISAQFNSATLLNNSIMKSDGKWRIVNDSVMGGLSSSAVSVNDEGKIFFSGNVSLKNNGGFASLRSPIKDYKFEKYSGIEIRIKGDGKQYSISMKETSYFTGSFYTSNFQTVNDEWITLKIHFISFALYYYGKQIHSNPQLPLDEIKEISFLIGEKQEGSFKVEIDFIKLF, encoded by the coding sequence ATGATTATACTGATGAATATGGTTTCAGCACTGATGTTAACTATTTCTGCTCAGTTCAATTCTGCAACACTTCTAAATAACTCTATAATGAAAAGTGATGGCAAATGGCGTATCGTTAACGATAGTGTAATGGGAGGATTAAGTTCTTCAGCAGTTAGTGTAAATGATGAAGGTAAAATCTTTTTCAGTGGTAATGTTTCTCTTAAGAATAACGGCGGCTTTGCATCTTTAAGAAGTCCTATAAAAGATTATAAATTCGAAAAATATTCTGGCATTGAAATACGTATTAAAGGAGATGGAAAGCAGTACAGCATATCAATGAAAGAGACTTCATATTTTACCGGCTCATTTTATACTTCTAATTTCCAAACCGTAAATGACGAATGGATAACCTTAAAAATTCATTTTATAAGTTTTGCCCTCTATTATTATGGAAAGCAGATCCACTCCAATCCACAATTACCTTTGGACGAAATAAAGGAAATCTCATTTCTAATTGGAGAGAAGCAGGAAGGATCATTCAAAGTAGAAATTGATTTTATAAAACTTTTCTGA
- a CDS encoding SDR family oxidoreductase gives MKILLTGATGYIGKRILPVLLEQGHTVICSVRDKNRFPKEGLFAHPNISLFEADFLNEIKYNESLDGIDAAYYLIHSMSSGINDFERLEETSARNFLNLIEQTTAKQIIFLSGITNENKLSRHLASRKNVEDILRKGKVPVTILKAGIIVGSGSASFEIIRDLVEKLPVMIAPKWLRTKHQPIAIRNVVECLTGVLLNEKTFNAAFDIGGPDIITYKEMLLQFAEVRGLKRLIIAVPVMTPRLSSYWLYFVTATSYKLAVNLVNSMKIEIIAKDDDLIKLLKIKLISYKDAVKMAFEKIDNNSVVSSWKDSLVSSSGGNSLQGHLDVPIHGCFFDKREKEILCDVENVLKNIWSIGGERGWYYGNWLWHLRGFIDKLFGGVGLRRGRTNSETINSGDTLDFWRVIVADKLNMRLLLYAEMKLPGEAWLEFKIIERQRKLFLQQTATFRPRGLWGRLYWYSVLPIHYFVFNGMARNIKSYKEYKS, from the coding sequence ATGAAAATTCTATTAACTGGTGCAACAGGGTACATAGGTAAGCGCATTTTACCAGTTCTACTTGAACAAGGGCACACTGTAATTTGCAGTGTTCGCGATAAAAATAGATTTCCAAAAGAGGGACTTTTTGCTCATCCTAATATTTCTCTCTTCGAGGCTGACTTTCTAAACGAAATAAAATATAATGAATCATTAGATGGAATTGATGCCGCATACTATCTCATTCATTCAATGAGCTCGGGAATAAATGATTTTGAAAGGTTGGAGGAAACATCGGCGCGTAATTTTTTGAATCTGATAGAACAGACAACAGCAAAGCAAATAATATTTCTTAGCGGGATAACAAACGAAAATAAACTTTCGCGACATTTGGCTTCGAGAAAAAATGTTGAAGATATTCTTAGAAAAGGAAAAGTGCCCGTGACTATTCTCAAGGCAGGAATAATTGTTGGCTCAGGCAGTGCTTCATTTGAAATTATTCGTGACCTTGTGGAAAAACTTCCCGTAATGATTGCGCCAAAGTGGTTAAGAACCAAACATCAGCCAATCGCAATTAGAAATGTTGTTGAGTGCCTAACTGGAGTTCTGTTAAATGAAAAAACTTTTAATGCCGCCTTCGATATTGGCGGACCGGATATAATTACTTATAAAGAAATGTTATTGCAGTTTGCCGAAGTGCGAGGATTAAAAAGATTAATAATAGCTGTGCCGGTAATGACTCCCCGCCTGTCCTCTTATTGGCTTTATTTTGTAACTGCAACTTCTTACAAGTTAGCTGTTAATCTTGTTAACAGTATGAAAATTGAGATAATCGCCAAAGATGATGACCTTATAAAACTGTTGAAAATAAAATTGATATCGTACAAAGATGCAGTAAAGATGGCATTTGAAAAGATTGATAATAATTCAGTTGTATCTAGCTGGAAAGATTCTCTTGTATCAAGTTCCGGTGGAAATTCCTTGCAGGGACATTTGGATGTTCCCATTCACGGCTGTTTCTTTGATAAACGTGAGAAGGAAATTTTGTGTGATGTTGAAAATGTTTTGAAAAACATCTGGTCAATTGGCGGGGAGCGTGGTTGGTATTATGGAAATTGGTTATGGCATTTGCGTGGATTTATAGATAAACTTTTCGGAGGCGTTGGTTTAAGAAGAGGAAGAACAAATTCTGAAACAATTAATTCAGGAGATACACTTGATTTCTGGCGTGTAATAGTAGCCGATAAACTTAACATGCGTCTTTTGCTTTACGCCGAGATGAAATTACCAGGCGAGGCGTGGCTCGAATTTAAGATTATCGAAAGACAGAGAAAACTTTTTCTTCAGCAGACAGCAACATTCCGTCCTCGTGGTTTATGGGGAAGGTTGTATTGGTATTCAGTTTTACCTATTCACTATTTTGTTTTTAATGGAATGGCGAGAAATATAAAAAGCTATAAGGAATATAAATCATAA
- a CDS encoding SRPBCC family protein, translating into MKIYRIDRKQILPITRTECWKFFSNPKNLQKITPPDMDFEIKSELPPAMYEGQIIIYRIKLLPGIKINWVTEITRTYGNYFVDEQRFGPYKFWHHQHLFKEVENGMEVQDIVHYAIPLGFLGRLANSIFIGARLDKIFRYRKNYLETFFK; encoded by the coding sequence GTGAAGATATATAGAATAGACCGAAAACAAATTTTACCAATAACGAGAACAGAATGCTGGAAGTTTTTTTCGAATCCAAAGAATTTACAGAAAATTACTCCACCGGATATGGATTTCGAAATTAAATCTGAATTACCTCCCGCAATGTATGAAGGGCAGATAATAATCTACCGTATCAAATTGTTGCCAGGAATAAAAATCAACTGGGTAACAGAAATAACTCGTACTTATGGTAATTATTTTGTGGATGAACAAAGATTTGGACCATACAAATTCTGGCACCATCAACACTTGTTTAAAGAAGTTGAGAACGGTATGGAAGTTCAAGATATTGTTCACTATGCAATACCGTTGGGATTTTTAGGGAGATTGGCAAATTCAATATTTATTGGAGCGAGATTAGATAAAATATTTAGATACCGCAAAAATTATTTGGAAACATTCTTCAAGTAA
- a CDS encoding DUF1295 domain-containing protein: MFHIIALSAVTVLSFMILMFILAQLLKNNSIVDIGWGIGFILITSVLLFTKDSADLKEIVLTAMILVWGVRLSLHIFIRARGKGEDFRYAQWRKDWGKNAVLYAFVKVFLLQGLIMIFIALPIMVEFSSNNDELNLFSFIGVLIYLFGLLFESIGDFQMYCFKRNPKNKGRIIKSGLWKFTRHPNYFGEAVLWWGISIFTIGSDLWIISFVGTLILNLLLVFVSGVPLLEKKYEGNKEWEDYKKITPMFVPLVGKKG; this comes from the coding sequence ATGTTTCATATAATAGCTTTATCCGCAGTAACAGTTTTGTCATTTATGATTTTAATGTTCATCTTAGCTCAACTACTGAAAAACAATTCTATAGTTGATATCGGCTGGGGTATTGGTTTTATTCTAATCACTTCTGTTTTACTTTTTACCAAAGACTCTGCTGATCTAAAAGAAATTGTTCTCACAGCAATGATCTTGGTTTGGGGTGTAAGATTATCACTTCATATTTTCATTAGAGCCCGCGGTAAAGGTGAAGATTTTAGATATGCTCAATGGAGAAAAGATTGGGGCAAAAACGCAGTTCTCTATGCCTTCGTAAAAGTATTTCTCCTGCAAGGACTAATAATGATCTTCATCGCACTTCCAATAATGGTTGAATTTAGCAGTAACAACGACGAGCTAAATCTGTTTTCATTTATTGGTGTGTTAATTTATTTATTTGGACTTCTCTTTGAAAGCATTGGCGATTTTCAAATGTATTGCTTCAAGAGAAACCCTAAGAACAAAGGAAGGATTATTAAATCCGGCCTTTGGAAATTTACACGCCACCCGAATTACTTTGGTGAAGCAGTGCTGTGGTGGGGAATTAGCATCTTTACTATCGGTTCCGACTTATGGATAATTTCCTTTGTTGGAACATTAATATTGAATCTATTGCTTGTTTTTGTTTCAGGTGTCCCGCTGCTCGAAAAAAAATATGAGGGCAATAAAGAGTGGGAAGATTATAAGAAGATCACTCCGATGTTCGTTCCACTTGTCGGAAAGAAGGGATAG
- a CDS encoding glutathione peroxidase, protein MIESIYSVAVKSMNGKEIQLSDYQGKVLLIVNTASKCGFTPQFESLQKLYDKYSDKGFSVLGFPCNQFGEQDPGTDEEIKSFCSLNYGVTFPMFSKVEVNGENAHPLFIFLKAKSSGFLFKKIRWNFTKFLVDRQGSVVKRFSPAKDPISLENYIENIL, encoded by the coding sequence ATGATTGAATCTATTTACAGCGTTGCAGTTAAGTCTATGAACGGGAAAGAAATTCAGCTATCTGATTATCAAGGTAAAGTATTGTTAATAGTTAACACAGCTAGCAAATGCGGCTTTACGCCTCAATTCGAATCTCTTCAAAAGTTATACGATAAATATTCCGATAAAGGATTCTCTGTGCTCGGTTTTCCATGCAATCAATTTGGGGAACAAGATCCCGGAACTGATGAAGAGATAAAATCTTTTTGCAGTTTGAATTATGGTGTTACATTTCCCATGTTTTCTAAAGTTGAAGTAAATGGTGAGAACGCTCATCCACTATTCATATTTCTCAAAGCAAAATCATCCGGATTTTTGTTCAAGAAAATTAGATGGAATTTCACAAAATTTTTGGTTGACCGACAAGGAAGTGTTGTAAAAAGATTTAGTCCCGCAAAGGATCCAATCAGTTTAGAAAACTATATTGAAAATATTTTATAA
- a CDS encoding MerR family transcriptional regulator produces the protein MSNYNIKIAAKLSGVSELSIRSWEGRYSAVNPNRTESNRRLYSDSDIEKLVLLKKLTKHGHSIGNLAGLSIPVLTEMLLKVDLTKSSENKSAIDSELSEEDRIVNNCIEVIRSFDDRQLVSLLNDASVKYSRPDLIENILLPLMFKIGKYWESGMLRVSHEHFTSAVIIKFLNTITDGFQIHDNAPRIIITTPEGQYHEVGALIGSSLASSDGWRTTYLGASLPAEDIAAAVIQLKARTLYLSIVYPADDLSLNIQLRKLREMVGDKVFIFASGNGVIGYKNTLSELDILTTDSPNHFREILMSIRKQINPNNEYNND, from the coding sequence TTGAGCAACTACAATATTAAAATTGCCGCCAAATTATCCGGAGTATCGGAATTGTCCATCAGATCCTGGGAAGGTAGATATTCTGCTGTTAATCCCAACAGAACGGAAAGCAACAGACGTCTTTATTCCGATTCAGATATCGAAAAATTAGTTCTGCTGAAAAAATTAACTAAGCATGGGCACAGCATTGGCAATCTTGCCGGTTTATCAATCCCGGTTCTTACAGAGATGCTTCTTAAAGTTGATTTAACAAAATCTTCCGAAAATAAATCAGCAATAGACAGCGAGTTGTCCGAGGAGGATCGAATTGTTAATAATTGTATTGAGGTTATCAGAAGTTTTGATGATAGACAATTAGTATCGCTTCTGAACGATGCTTCGGTAAAATACAGCCGTCCTGATTTAATCGAAAATATTTTGCTGCCATTAATGTTCAAGATTGGAAAATATTGGGAGAGCGGAATGCTCAGAGTATCTCATGAACATTTTACAAGCGCAGTCATAATAAAATTTCTCAATACTATAACAGATGGATTTCAAATCCATGATAATGCACCAAGAATTATTATTACAACTCCCGAGGGACAATATCACGAGGTTGGGGCTTTGATTGGTTCTTCACTTGCCTCTTCAGATGGATGGAGGACAACATATCTCGGCGCTAGTTTACCTGCAGAAGATATTGCTGCAGCAGTCATACAATTAAAAGCCCGCACTCTTTATTTGAGTATCGTATATCCTGCTGATGACCTTTCCCTAAATATTCAGCTAAGAAAATTACGAGAGATGGTTGGCGATAAAGTATTCATTTTTGCAAGCGGCAATGGTGTAATTGGTTACAAAAATACTTTATCAGAATTGGATATTCTCACCACCGATTCCCCTAATCATTTCAGAGAAATCCTGATGTCAATAAGAAAGCAGATTAACCCTAATAATGAGTACAACAATGATTGA